A genomic stretch from Erigeron canadensis isolate Cc75 chromosome 9, C_canadensis_v1, whole genome shotgun sequence includes:
- the LOC122583145 gene encoding uncharacterized protein LOC122583145: MEPPNIQSHLQSNTEGHGQLEDYSDHTPMLHQKTFQPSFVPYVPHKSLSSTSSFAESSQSLPSLDNHASPQRSSFESTLDDETDLLDEYEMKLLYEAQIQDEQGNILRTQKMRAKDIYKLNEGEKVLVHLNENDQPVKASGGLCTRFMTLLLKQPNLCPIEARNWEEVKTGCGVRLLGELRAKFCIPQGENIDKVLLKHFNERYRSLKHRRKENLFRLVATRLDEANNIGGDNVQAVEYTKEQILHALDLVEPPPNTFDYQWELYKSHLRSEDSQKLSENGKKARGEHLHSRATGAKSFARLRDEFKLKHKRDAKPLEMFEMAYQTKEGKYIKDASREFMDRANEEVSKKVLEHGGSECVDIHERVVIEREVMTELRGPDRPGRARLWGAGVTKSQVTSFSIELRRMRGENCSR; this comes from the exons ATGGAGCCTCCAAACATACAAAGTCACCTTCAATCAAATACCGAAGGACATGGTCAGCTTGAAGACTACTCAGACCACACTCCAATGCTCCATCAAAAAACATTCCAACCTTCTTTCGTTCCTTATGTTCCTCACAAGTCTTTATCATCGACTTCTTCCTTTGCTGAATCCTCACAATCCCTACCCTCACTAGATAACCATGCTTCACCTCAACGTTCGTCCTTTGAGTCTACtttagatgatgaaactgatttACTTGATGAATATGAGATGAAATTGCTCTATGAGGCTCAGATACAAG ATGAGCAAGGGAATATTCTGAGGACACAAAAAATGAGagcaaaagatatatataagctaaacgAAGGTGAAAAGGTTTTGGTTCATCTCAACGAAAATGACCAACCAGTCAAAGCATCAGGGGGACTATGCACTCGTTTCATGACCTTACTTTTAAAACAACCTAACTTGTGTCCTATTGAAGCAAGAAACTGGGAAGAAGTAAAAACAGGATGTGGTGTTAGGCTTCTAGGAGAACTGCGG GCAAAATTTTGTATACCTCAAGGAGAAAATATAGATAAGGTCCTTCTCAAACACTTTAATGAAAGGTACAGGTCTCTCAAACATAGGAGAAAGGAGAATTTATTTAGGTTGGTTGCAACGAGACTCGATGAGGCTAATAACATTGGAGGAGATAATGTACAAGCGGTTGAGTATACGAAAGAACAAATTCTACATGCACTTGATTTGGTTGAACCACCTCCCAATACTTTTGACTACCAATGGGAATTGTATAAAAGCCACCTTAGATCAGAAGATTCACAG AAATTATCTGAAAATGGAAAGAAGGCAAGGGGTGAGCATCTTCATAGCCGTGCAACTGGGGCCAAGAGTTTTGCACGACTAAGGGATGAATTT AAACTAAAGCATAAAAGAGATGCTAAACCATTGGAGATGTTTGAAATGGCTTATCAAACAAAAGAAGGGAAATACATTAAAGATGCATCTAGAGAATTTATG GATCGAGCAAATGAAGAAGTTTCGAAGAAAGTTTTAGAGCACGGTGGTTCTGAATGTGTTGATATCCATGAAAGGGTTGTCATTGAGAGAGAAGTTATGACTGAGCTTAGGGGTCCCGATAGGCCTGGACGAGCCCGTCTTTGGGGAGCTGGAGTAACAAAATCACAAGTAACAAGTTTTAGCATTGAACTTAGAAGAATGAGAGGAGAAAACTGCTCGAGATAA
- the LOC122582546 gene encoding monothiol glutaredoxin-S2-like, which translates to MAMVKALVNDRSVVIFSNTSCCMCYTIMKLISSFGANPTVYELDEHPDGKQIEKELRGLGCKPSVPAVFIGEELIGGANEIMSLHLKGELVPLLLKANAIWV; encoded by the coding sequence ATGGCTATGGTTAAGGCATTGGTGAATGACAGATCGGTGGTCATATTCAGCAACACCTCTTGCTGCATGTGCTACACCATAATGAAGCTAATAAGCAGCTTTGGGGCAAATCCTACGGTTTATGAGCTAGATGAGCATCCGGACGGGAAGCAGATAGAGAAAGAACTCAGAGGACTAGGGTGCAAGCCGAGTGTCCCGGCTGTATTCATTGGAGAGGAGCTGATTGGTGGGGCTAATGAAATCATGAGCCTTCATCTCAAGGGGGAGCTGGTACCGCTCCTCCTCAAGGCTAACGCTATATGGGTTTAG
- the LOC122582426 gene encoding BTB/POZ domain-containing protein At1g03010-like has product MDLFCHRPISDVSSDLTIDVGGTSFALHKFPLVSKSGRIRKMLMEAKDSKNIRLNLHNVPGGSESFELAAKFCYGINIEINLVNVAKLRCTSHFLEMTEEYADKNLETRTETFLKETVFPSITNSISVLHHCETLLPVSEEIHLVTKLITAIANNASKEQLTCGLSKLESNYPSKPILLSESENWWGKSLTVLNLEFFQRVLTGVKTKGLKQDMIAKILMNYAHNSLQGLFLRDPQLVKGSFSDLESQKKHRVIVEVIVGLLPTQSRKSTVPMAFLSSLLKSSIMASTSTACRCDLERRIGLQLDQAILEDILIPANSHGNNHGQLYDTDSIFRIFSIFLNLDEDDDDDNNQMRDESEMVYDFDTPSSPKQSSIVKVSKLLDCFLAEIAIDSNLPASKFIALAELLPDHARLVNDGLYRAVDIFLKVHLNLKESERYRLCKTIDCQKLSQEACSHAAQNERLPVQMAVQVLYFEQIRLRNAMNGGHNHLFFGSLNTQFPQRSGSGAGSGCISPRDNYASVRRENRELKLEVTRMRMRLTDLEKDHVSMKQELVKSHPANKLFKSLTKKLGKLNSLFRFKDARGVGSRPGSESRFLFQKRRRNSIA; this is encoded by the exons ATGGATCTGTTTTGTCACAGGCCGATATCTGATGTTTCTAGCGATCTCACAATCGACGTAGGAGGAACAAGCTTTGCACTTCATAAG TTTCCTCTTGTTTCTAAAAGTGGAAGAATCAGAAAAATGTTAATGGAAGCTAAAGACTCGAAAAACATACGTCTAAACCTTCATAATGTACCTGGTGGATCAGAATCATTCGAGCTTGCAGCAAAATTTTGTTATGGCATAAACATTGAAATCAATCTAGTAAATGTCGCTAAGCTGCGTTGCACCTCTCATTTTCTAGAAATGACAGAAGAATACGCAGACAAGAATCTAGAGACCCGTACAGAAACATTCTTGAAAGAAACTGTTTTTCCTAGTATAACaaattcaatttcagttttaCATCACTGTGAAACTTTGTTACCGGTCTCAGAAGAGATACATTTGGTCACTAAACTTATAACTGCTATAGCAAATAATGCTAGTAAAGAGCAGTTAACTTGTGGGTTGTCAAAATTAGAAAGTAATTATCCTTCCAAACCGATTTTGTTATCTGAATCCGAAAACTGGTGGGGGAAATCTTTGACGGtcttaaatcttgaatttttTCAAAGAGTGTTGACAGGAGTGAAGACAAAAGGTCTAAAACAGGACATGATTGCGAAAATTTTAATGAATTATGCGCATAATTCTCTTCAAGGTTTGTTTTTGAGAGATCCTCAGCTTGTAAAAGGGAGTTTTTCGGATTTGGAATCTCAGAAGAAACACAGAGTGATTGTGGAAGTGATAGTTGGGTTGTTACCTACGCAATCACGAAAAAGTACTGTCCCAATGGCGTTTTTATCGAGCTTGTTGAAGTCTTCGATAATGGCATCTACTTCTACTGCTTGTAGATGTGATTTGGAGAGACGAATTGGGCTACAACTTGATCAAGCTATACTTGAAGACATATTAATACCGGCGAATTCTCATGGTAACAACCATGGTCAACTTTATGATACTGACTCAATATTTAGGATATTTTCGATTTTCTTAAActtggatgaagatgatgatgatgataataatcaaATGAGGGATGAAAGTGAAATGGTGTATGACTTTGACACGCCTTCGTCCCCAAAACAGAGCTCGATTGTCAAAGTTTCGAAGCTACTTGATTGTTTTCTTGCTGAAATTGCGATTGATTCGAATTTGCCTGCTTCAAAGTTCATTGCACTTGCAGAATTGCTCCCAGATCATGCTAGATTGGTGAATGATGGTCTTTATCGAGCCGTAGACATCTTTTTGAAg GTTCACCTGAATCTAAAGGAATCAGAGCGTTACAGGCTGTGTAAAACAATCGATTGTCAAAAACTGAGTCAAGAAGCGTGTAGCCATGCGGCTCAGAATGAACGTCTCCCAGTAcaaatggcggttcaagtgctCTACTTTGAGCAAATAAGGCTTAGAAATGCAATGAATGGAGGCCATAATCACCTTTTTTTTGGATCATTAAACACCCAGTTCCCACAGCGCTCTGGTAGCGGTGCAGGAAGTGGGTGTATTTCTCCTAGGGACAACTATGCATCCGTTAGAAGAGAAAACCGGGAACTAAAACTAGAAGTAACCCGAATGAGAATGAGGCTTACAGATCTAGAAAAAGATCATGTTTCAATGAAACAAGAACTCGTGAAGTCTCATCCTGCAAACAAGTTGTTTAAATCACTGACGAAGAAATTGGGGAAACTAAATTCTTTGTTCAGGTTTAAAGATGCCAGGGGCGTTGGAAGTAGACCGGGTTCTGAAAGTCGGTTCTTGTTTCAGAAACGAAGGCGTAACTCCATTGCGTGA